A segment of the Burkholderia sp. PAMC 26561 genome:
CAGCCCCGTCGGCGCCAGTACGGCATCGTAGAGTTGCGAGACGCGCCGGGTCGCTTTACGCAAAGCCGTGTTGTTGCACCGGTTGTTATCGCCGAGAGACGGGTTGTTGTCCGGCCGCTTGACGGGGGGTGTTTCGTTGCGCACTGCTATTGCTCCATATAAAGCGTCAACGCATGCCCGCACGCACAACAATTCCTGTGAGATGCAGTTCGCGGGCGCGACGATATCCTAATTGCTTGTACAGCCGTATTGCAGAAGTATTGGTGGAAAAAACGTGCAGGAAGGGAACGCCTCCCCGATGCTGAATTCCGGCCGCAAGATGTTCCATGAGCTTTCCTGCAAGGCCTTGACCACGCCAGTCAGGATGAGTGCATACGGCACTCACTTCAACATATTTTCCTGCGACCATCCGTTCTCCCGACATGGCGACCAGTTGTCCTCTTTCACGAACACCGATGAATCTGCCCATTTCCGGCGTGCGTTCCTTGAAAGGACCCGGATCGGTTTTCTCCACCAGCCGCATCATGCTTGGAACGTCTTCTTTTCCAAGCTCAACGATTGCCTTATCACTCGATGCAGCGAATTCTCTCGCGCCAATCATTTGGATAACCGTCGCCTCTCGGACTATCTCATACCCCGCAGGAATGGTCGGCTTGTGCTGCGT
Coding sequences within it:
- a CDS encoding GNAT family N-acetyltransferase yields the protein MESTIDPAAEIESEDYMGNVIWAALSGAHASLAQSNENGLRYKPEFAPFGAAQDYSESSVAQIARMLHADERLTLFTQHKPTIPAGYEIVREATVIQMIGAREFAASSDKAIVELGKEDVPSMMRLVEKTDPGPFKERTPEMGRFIGVRERGQLVAMSGERMVAGKYVEVSAVCTHPDWRGQGLAGKLMEHLAAGIQHRGGVPFLHVFSTNTSAIRLYKQLGYRRARELHLTGIVVRAGMR